The genome window GAAGCAAACAAACTATCATCAACCACAATCATTTCACACAACCACGCCAGGGCCACCAACAACAACCCTACCGCTATTACTACAACAAAGGGCCATATAATAGCCGCAAACAAATTCACTACCATAGGGCTATGGTCACTCATACACCGTTATACCAGCCAAATCACGGAGCATGGAACACATGAGCCCCCCCCCTTTCCGGCCTTCGCCAGGAACATTTACGGTTACTATTAGGCAGTTGTAATAACTAGATAAAATAATTCATACTCTCTAGAGGCACTGTAACATGCTAAGGCCCTCAAATGTTTGCGACTGAACATAATTATAACTTAACAAACCTAACCGTCatgtcgtggaacgcccgagggataggaaaacaaaatgaaaaaatgtacaaataacaaaattatattaacaaaaacgAAGTACATGTTATCTGCCTACAGGAAACCAACTTCAAAAGCACTCACCGGCAAGTTCATCTCAAAGGGTACCAACCACCAGTTAGATCTAAACAAAGAGACAAAGCGATAGGCACTGGAGTAGCAATTTATATAAAAGAGGGCATACCTTTTACTGCAATAGAAGTCAACCAAGAATGCCCCATTGAATCATGTGCCATCACACTTTACATGACTAAACACCAGTCATACCGTATTCAATGCGTATATGCACAAACTAAAGATAATACCACCAAAAACTAttctaaaatatttcaaaaaatgaaatacagaAATAGTAATATAATTGTTGGAGATTTCAACTTAAAACCCCCCTGTTGGAACCCTGAGGGTAATCCACGATGTGACGATCATACCGAAAATCTCTTGAAATTTCTTAATAATAACAGAATTAACTTTATTAACGACGACCAGGTAACGAGACTGGCTGACCGCGAAGATCACCGCGATAGCGCAATCGACCTTGCCCTTATTTCATCCCACCTCCAACCGGTAAGCGAATTCAACGTAATTGACGATTCCTTTGGCAGTGACCATCTTCCGATAATAATAAACCTTTagcttaaaatacaaaataccctTCCGTCCACACAACACAAATGGAAAATTAACAAGGCCTCACCTGAGCAATGGAATAACTTTAAAACTCAGTGTGATAACGAATTCACCAATAATCAAGATTACACTGATATCAATACTCACTTTAAATCATATGTAACCAAACTTAAGACAGCGCTTGATAACTCCATCCCTGTTGTAAACAACAAACCCCCAAAAAATAAACGCTCTGTTCCATGGTGGAATCAGGAATGCGATGACGCCATTAGATATCGCGAAAAATGTAGGAAAAAATGTATCCGCATCAAAACAGGAcctaaatatgaaaaattaagaGAAGCCCGCATTAGAGTCAAACAGGTCATTAAAAGGGCAAAAACAGATAGTTGGAATGAATTTTGTAATTACCTTTCATATTAAACAACTAGTAAAGAACTATGGGATCATGTTAATCGTATGCAAGGCAGACCTCCAACTATAACACCTATTTTTCGCGTACATAACCAAATCCTAGTCACTAATGCAGATAAAGCCTCTGCGCTGGTCCAGCATTATCAAAACATAAGCAGTGACGAAGGCTACTCTGAAAATTTTATAGCAAGAAAacaagatcttaaaaataaattcCCTGACTGGCTACAATCTACCAATCAGGTTAATGTCCACAAATACAATGCTCCATTTAGTATGTTTGAACTCGAAGCGGCTCTCCTAACTTGCAAAAATGGCGCACCGGGCGACGATAACATTAATTACAAAATTCTTAAACAGATGCTGATATCCGCGAAACAAGAATTAATTACCTTATTCAATAAATCTTGGGCAGAAGGTACTCTCCCTGACCAATGGAACGAGGCCATAATTATTCCAATCATAAAAGCTAATAAACCAAAAAATTCCCCAGCCTCATATCGACCCATCTCACTTACCTCTACCTTTACCAAACTTATGCAGAAAATGATAAAATCGAGACTCTGCGCATACTtcgaaaaaacacaacaaaattgCTAGAGTTTAATCAGGCTGCAGATCGAACCATTCTTGCGAAGATCATATAGTCCGCTTAGAAGCCGATATAAAAAAAAGCACAACTTCTCTGTCAAACAGTGGCAGCCGTGTTTTTGAACTTCACGGCTGCCTTCGATAAATTATGGAATGAGCATGCTATTCAGCTTCTTTATGAATTAGGAATAGAGGGCACCATGCTTAAGTGGCTAGCAACGTTCCTTAAACCCGTAAAATCAAGGTGATATTAAACGGAGAAACCTCCGAGACTGTGGAAACTGTTAATGGTTGCCCCAAGGGTAGTGTGCTGTCGCCGATAATTTTTTCAATTGCTATGAACACGCTTGAAACAGCAATAAAAGAGCAAAACTCTAAAAACATTAACGACCAAATACAATTATCACTCTTCGTAGATGAAAGCGCGGTATGGGCCGCATCTAAATCACCGACTTTAGCCATTCAGAAAATACTAGCGTCCCTAACTGCGATAGAAAACTGGAGCAAAAATTATGGTTTTCttataaatccaacaaaaactcAAGCCATTTTATTTCCTGCTAGTACACGCAAATCTAAAAAATAGTATCAAATCCCGCAACTCACGCTATGCGACATACCACTTCCGTTCCTCGATAACATTACGTTCCTAGGAATGACATTCGATAAACAACAAACATGGAAAGACAATATTTAACTTGATTACTAGATGTCAAAAAGACCTAAAATTTCTAAAAGCAATTCAAAGACACAACTGGGGAACtgacaaaaaaaaaactcatGCGCATATATAtagccactatctgggcaaaaataaactacggtAGCATCGCATACCACTCTGCTAGCGACTCACTATTAAACAAATTGCAAGTTATCCAAAACACAGCACTCAAAATTATAACCGGTACACGAAAAACAACAAGCACCATAGCACTACATATCGAATGTGGAATGCTCGAACTTAACCAACAAAGAGATATTAACCAATTGAAATATCGCGCGCAAACAGCGTCTATGGGGAGCAACCTTCCAATTAATGAGAGTGTTACGGAAGATCCagcttattttaaaacaaaagattAAAAGCGATTCGGACTCCCGTATGCACAGAAAGTGCTTGCGTTAGGCAGTTACTATCAAACTGACCAAATTACAACACAAGCATCCACTTACTTCAGCCTTAGCACACTCTCCAGACCTGACATCGACTTGCAACTCacaactttgataaaaaaattcGACATCGACCCAGAAAGCGGTTCTATAGCCCAAACTCACGTAGCTAATAACTATTCCAATTACATCCAAATATATACCGATATATTAGCCGGCGCCGTATAGGTAGTATATATCACACAAAATGCTATCATCCATCACAGTAAAGTAAAATACACAGAATACCTGACTATATTTACATGTGAATTAGCCATAATAAACAGCGCGCTTACTTGGCTGAACGAATTAGAAACGCATGGACTGTCTAATTACGTAATGATATCTGATTCACTCAGCGCTTTGCAAGCGTTAAAAGCATGTACATCCATAACGCGACCTGACTTAATATATTCAGTGTTAAAGAACATTACTAAATTAACAAGTAAAAACATCTCAATTAAATTTCTTTGGATTCCGAGTCACGTAGATATTTTGGGAAACGAACATGCTGACCAACTCACTAGGGTAGGATCACATGAGGGTCTACTTTCAAACCTACACCCTAGCGCACGCGAACTTATCGCAATCATTAATCAGAAAGATTATAAAGAACAGGACCACCGCTGGTCAATTTACTGTGCAGATCATGATTTTCCGCTATTTAAGAGCCCAAGTGACAAGATCAACATCTACAGTCCCATTAAACGGGAAGATAGAGCATACACACGCCTGAGGCTGAGTGTGTCACGGCTGCATGGGGACTTTTACAAACCTGTCAACTGCCCGCAATGTAACATTCCTAATACGTTTGAACATCTCTTCTATGTATGTCCGGCATATACTGTACAACGCCTAGAGCTGAGCGGAGGTATACTAGCGGCTTACAAACCAACATGTTATATAGGTCGCAACCTAATGTTGATGCCGCCCAACGAAATCGCCCCACATATGCGGCCCCATGTGTTTAAATGTCTGCGTGACACAGGATACCTAGATAAATTATAACCCGCGTTACTTTTCAAAGTACATATCTCACACTATCTTTTAGGACAAATATAACCGCGAGCCTGTGTTACTCGTTCCCCAAGGACCCAATTCACACAATTACTACAGTTCAAACTATCTATAACAAACTAGACTAAATATAGCCCCATTCTGTTCAGCGACTAGAGCAGGAGTAATAGCAGCGTACaaaaatattattgcaattgaTCGCGGTCTACTGCTAATGCCGCGGAGCGGGATCGGAGACACGTGGTACctagataaaatataaatatacttgTTTAATCACGTACATTAAAACACATCGCGTTTCAATCGTACAAATATATAACCCGGCAACGAGAAACTATTGCGAATGCTTTATTAAAGAAAACACTAATCCTCAAGTACTTCGCAGTAAGGTTCCACGACGTGGGCATTTACAGGAATGAACACAATCAATACATCTCAACATTCCTGATCTATTATATAGTAACGCATATATTCGAATCAATACTTCTTTAAATACATAgaaataataattcatttaatatttaaccaGTACCTTGAAAAAGAAGCACCAATATATACAGATATAGACTACTTCGAAGCCTTAAACGTtttataattacctcccctgcaatgcaaaatataaaagaaaactcGCATTCTATGAACAATAAAAATCTAAATGTTCCTTTCGCTgattttcccatatgcacactaTTAAAACATGTTGGGTGGAGCGTGTCGGCAGGGCTAGTAGGTCGCACGAAATACCATCTcgtccgtgcactctggctctgTTGAAATGACCCACCCATCATGACCAAAAAATGCATGGTGACGGTTTTTTTTTCCTTACTGTAGTGTAGTTGATGCTTTCCCGTAGGGTAGTGTAACCAGTGCATGGTGCCCGTTATATGACAGGAGTATTAAAttaaccgcggttcaaagtgtgtcttaAGATggtacaaatctcttatctacattagtcagagacaaccaatcagcggagcttaaactaCAATTAGAAGGCAGATGTCAAGATTCTattggtcgtttcttaactatatagttaagaggcTTTGAACCTTGGTTCAAAGTCTTTAACCCGAGTTTAAGGAATTAATGAGCAAGccgcactttgaacccgggttcaaagtctcttaactatatagttaactgttaaaccgtggtgtaaggaattaatgtgcatttcgcttgcaaTAATTTGCCTTCTTATTGTGgattaagctccgctgattggttgtttCTGAATTATATgtgataagagatttgtatctatctttagacacactttgaaccgcggtttaaactcttgaactcgggtttaaggaataaatgtgcaaacggcactttgaactccgGTTCAAAGCCTCTTAAtcctatagttaactgttaaataattaatgtgcattccgcgcgtctgaACCctagtttaagactttgaaccgcagtttaagactttaaaccgcagtttaagactttgaaccgcagttcaaagtctcttaaccctatagttaagagaggaattaatgtgcaaacggcactttgaactcgggttcaaagtttcttaaagggatcttttcacgctttggtaaattgacaaaattgaaaaaagttgtttcagattcgcaaattttcgttttagttatgatatttgtgagaaaacagtaatactgaacatttaccatggtctaatatagccattatatgcatcttttgacgattttaaaacctaaaaattataaagcgttgcaacgcgaaacgattgaataatttggagagttctgtttttgtcgttaaattttgtgaaactacgaagattgcttatataaggtataaaatactgccagtatatgtactcggcggaatagctcagtaggctaaagcgtttttacttcaggactctggcaggactccaggggtcactggttcgaaacctggtccgggcaatgttcttctcctttttttaattttattcttgatgttttactggagcttttacgatccaatgtttacatttatcgatataaagcattaaatgaataagttaaaaaatgccaaaatctgtgaaaaggcccctttaactatataattaactgttaaataattaatgtgcattccgcgcaaCTTAACCGCAGTTttagactttgaaccgcagttcaaagtctcttaaccctatagttaagagatgaccaatgaagtcgcggcatttaccttgTAATTGTGGTTtcagctccgctgattggttgtctcagataacagatttgtatctattttagacacactttaaaccgcggttcaaagtcttgaacccaggtttaaggaattaatgtgcaaacggcactttgaacccgggttcaaagtctcttaactatatagttaactgttaaaccgtggtttaaggaattaatgtgcattttgCTTGCCATATGAACATTGTTAGAGTtgcatttaataaactttttaaatTCAGCATTACAACATCAACACATTTTTTACTGCGAGTAACAAGATTCAATTAGGGGTATTGCTAAATGTACCATTACTTAATATAGAGATTTTTTTCAGataataaacattaatatacTAGTAAGAGGAATAGTATTTTTCACAGTGAACATTTATTTGTTACGGTCACAAGaggataaaaaaataatatactgTATTAACAATATGtataacaataaaatgaaacttGTTAATAATTTTCAGTGAGCTTTTTTACGCTGATGTTTTTATAAACAGTCAGGTACCAAATGATATTTTCCTTAAGTCACACAAgaaattatacaataaataaaactaaatgtAAACTTTGCATGTAGAATTACCTTCATGTATTTCAACGGAATACACATATCAACATACAGTAGAGTACTTACATAGGTCCTTTTAAGAAACATAAGAGTAAACAAGAACTATTGTAACTATCCACAtgtaatacataataaataagaaCAATTCATTTTATTTACTGAGTCCTTAGTTACAACGCTCCTTAGAGTTCATCTAAGAACAATTATTACACCATTAAGTTCTGAAAAATCATCTTTATGTCCATCGACGCTCCTATGGTTATTTCAATTTGAACATGAGCACGCGGTTAGTCTTCAGGCACGTGACGAGAAAGAAGTCGTTTTTAGGCGAGAAGCAGACGACTTTTGGAGCCACAAGCCCATCTTGCTCCGAGAGAAGTTCTATCTTTATTTTGCCATCAGGCGACATCTGGGAAAAGAATGCAATGTCGAAACATTAAAACTGGGAAAAAGAAAGCAATGCCAAGACATTAAAACGTCTGACGTAATATTGACATTTTCTTCAGTTTGCGTGACTGCACTGTCTTCAGTCATGTATATTAACTATGAAAGTAACTATACACGTACCCAAAGCCCAAATGTTAAGTTTATTAAATTCATTTACAGCAAATGGTAgtacaattattgtacatgtAACAAATTATTTATAGGCATAACTCAAGTAGCGCTAATTAATCAATCTTCTTCAGACACGTGTACTGTGTTTGCCCGCAAAAAAACCCACACCAAAACAGACGAAAAAAACTGAAGACATCTTTTATACTTAACATATATATACTGATAACTAAAGAGAATCTACCTGGTGAATCGCGTTGCTCTTCGACATGCAGACGTAGATATTGCCGCTGTTGTCTACTTCAATGCTGTCGGCGTTCAAAATCAGTCTCGGCGGGACCGAAGTCCCCGTTGTATCCATGGTCGACCCCGAGGCAATGGTAGAATTTAGTTGCTGCTGTGCATTTCCGGTGGAGGCCTTCGCGGTGTATGTTTCGTTCAATGACAGGGGTCGCACTTTGCCGACGGGTCGTGAAAGCCCAGCGCGTTCGACCGCCTTTGATTCGCCGCGAAGCGTCTTTTTCGTCGGTGATTTTGCGATTGTATTGTTCAGGTCAACGTCGTTTCCGTCGAGTGTACTTGTTATCTTTGACAAATCGAGGGACAGATCGTTTTTCAGAGCGTTTGGTATCGGCGTACGCTCGATTTCGCGGCCGCTTTTGCACTCCGGTATACTCTGCCCGAGGTCATCTACGCGCCGGAACGTATGGCGACCGCTCACGTGGGTCGTCGAAGGCTTTGACTGATTCTGCGCTCTTTGTTTTGCAGAACGAGCTGTTTTTCCAGGGAGTGTATCGCTTGGAGAAACATTTTCTTTCTTTGAAATTTGCGCACTATTGCTCTTATTTCGTTGTCCAGTTTTGCTGACGCCATTCGCCGATGTTTTTGAGAGACGCGATGGATTTACCGGAAGGTCGAAAAACACGGACGCTTTTCGATCGCCTCTGGTGTCGATGGAAGTTACCGTTACTCCAAACTCAGTCTCGTCTGCGATGTAAAGAACGTGAATCCCGCGCCAGAGACCTGCGCACATACTGCTGGGTTGTCGGAATAAGTCATTTCCGGTTCTGTCATGTTTGATCGTGCCGCCTTTAATCTGCTGAGCCCGAGATATCTTATATTTATGAATTGCCGAGTCTTCAAGGAACGAACAAAGGAACGTGTTGTTCAGATATCCTATTCCTAAAGGTATTCCGTCAATTGACCGGTGAACAAAGTGATGAATTTTGTCGCGGACGGTAAACAAGCGGATGTGGTACTGGTTGGATCGCTCCGTCACTACGGCAACCGCGCTATCGTCCACCCGGCACATATGGTATGGATTTGCCCGCAGCATAATATCACATATCAATTCCACTCTGGATTTGTGCGTTATGTCaaacactttcagctttttatTGCCGAGATCCGCCACCGCGACTTTGTTGTTGGTGAGAAAGGCTACGGCCCTAAAGTCACAGGTTGCCGAATCACTCGGAGCCTTCCCGTTAAAGAAGCCTAATTTCATGGCACACTTTTGGGTGACGGTGTCCGCAGCGGTCACAGTTCTGGCGGTGATAGGAGCGAGCTTCCCGTCCCGGCTAGCGGGCTTCAAGCCTGTCTCTTCCACGGCGTTGTTGATTTCGGACACCCTGCGCGCTCTCCATTCTGTCTTACCGTTCGAGTCATGCTTGCCGTGGTCGGATATTTCCTCTTTGCTCCCTCCTAAAAATACCATCTCGTGGTCTTTCGTCTCTTCCTGTGTGATGTGGTACTTGTGGCACATATCACATATGTGTTGCAGACACGTACTGCAGAAATAGTTACAGCTTTTTGTTCTGTTATTCATCAGACATGTTTCGCAGAATGCTTTGTGCGTTCCAGGATCGCCTGCGTTCTTTACTGAAGCGTTACGAAGTAATCTCAGAATCGTGGAATTAACCGGAAAATGTTGCGCCCATTTCTGCCTTGATAGTTTGCTATCACGGGGAAAGGTGTTTTTATGACAAACAGGGCACAAAAAGTGTTCTTTTGTTTTGGTCGACTCAGAGCATATGATCAGCGAGTTGAGGCATTCGTAACACATGGAATGACCGCAAGGTAAAACCCTCGGCGATTTGAACACTTCCATGCACGCGGGGCATTTAATGACGTCAGCGTCGATGACGTACTTTACCGCGAAGAGCTGGGGCGCTGGCGGAAGTCCGTTCCTGGAGCCAGGCTTGCTGGAGTTGTTTGCCTTTGATGACGAGTTCCTGACGGGACCCGGAGATTTGATTGAAACCGACTTTGACATTATTCGCTAAAGAATTTATCGTTCgaaatagtcttttgaaagtgtttctcatgtcaatttaataaattgaaatttcAGAAGGTTATGAATCATCAACGAACAGTAAACATAGCCTTAAACATGAGATATAAATTTAAGTTCGAAATATTCCCATTTCTCCATTTGAATATTAACCCACATCACACACCAACTGATTTCTGAAACTCTACTGAATAAAAAGATAAATGAAGACTAACGTGTATGTATAATCGTGTGTTTAAATAGCAAAGATTTTCCAATGACGGGAATTGAAAATAACCCCCAGTCTGCTATAGTTGGAATTATTTAGTACCGGTATATTCATCTCCCTCCTTGGACCGAAATACAATATATTCGTTTGTTTCATTCTGGTCGCCTGATTGAGCAAAGGGAGCCATCACGCGATCTGGAAAGGTTCAGTTTCGACCTCGAACAATAAACAGACTGTGGCTGATGTTAAACATTGTTTACCATAATTGATTGCCCATTATTCTTACGCGATATCAACTTTCAAAAAACCATTTAACATTGTATTTGACATATTTCTAATTGATTGATATCATCATTTTGCTCGATGTAAATATTTATCTGATTAACAATAATGTGGGTGTTTACGTATTTTAATCAGCGAACAATTCGGTAGTCACGgctttatttaaccctttcagtgcgggaaccgaattttaaaggcctttgcaaacagtttggatccagatgagacgccacagaacgtgacgtctcatcaggatccaaactgtttgctattctgatagtattctatgaaagaaaatcgaagaaaatgcttatttaagaaattcagcagacgacattttagcgct of Dreissena polymorpha isolate Duluth1 chromosome 15, UMN_Dpol_1.0, whole genome shotgun sequence contains these proteins:
- the LOC127859707 gene encoding uncharacterized protein LOC127859707; the protein is MSKSVSIKSPGPVRNSSSKANNSSKPGSRNGLPPAPQLFAVKYVIDADVIKCPACMEVFKSPRVLPCGHSMCYECLNSLIICSESTKTKEHFLCPVCHKNTFPRDSKLSRQKWAQHFPVNSTILRLLRNASVKNAGDPGTHKAFCETCLMNNRTKSCNYFCSTCLQHICDMCHKYHITQEETKDHEMVFLGGSKEEISDHGKHDSNGKTEWRARRVSEINNAVEETGLKPASRDGKLAPITARTVTAADTVTQKCAMKLGFFNGKAPSDSATCDFRAVAFLTNNKVAVADLGNKKLKVFDITHKSRVELICDIMLRANPYHMCRVDDSAVAVVTERSNQYHIRLFTVRDKIHHFVHRSIDGIPLGIGYLNNTFLCSFLEDSAIHKYKISRAQQIKGGTIKHDRTGNDLFRQPSSMCAGLWRGIHVLYIADETEFGVTVTSIDTRGDRKASVFFDLPVNPSRLSKTSANGVSKTGQRNKSNSAQISKKENVSPSDTLPGKTARSAKQRAQNQSKPSTTHVSGRHTFRRVDDLGQSIPECKSGREIERTPIPNALKNDLSLDLSKITSTLDGNDVDLNNTIAKSPTKKTLRGESKAVERAGLSRPVGKVRPLSLNETYTAKASTGNAQQQLNSTIASGSTMDTTGTSVPPRLILNADSIEVDNSGNIYVCMSKSNAIHQMSPDGKIKIELLSEQDGLVAPKVVCFSPKNDFFLVTCLKTNRVLMFKLK